The genomic segment ATTATCCAGTCCTCTGATAGTAAAAGTATACTCTTTGGGAGGCAAATTACTGGGAAAAGTCCGAATTTTTGTAGCCATTTTGATTCACTAGAGACAATTAAGTCAGTGCCAAAGAATGTTGATGTTTTTTCAAATTCTGGGTCTAAACAAGCCAGTGAGCAAAGTCTTACTTCTGGTGTTCTTTCTGAAATTGGTAAAATCCCATTTGGACCTTTTCTAGGTTTTCGATCTTTTTCTTTGGATTCTGGAAGGCTTGGGTCCCTGTTATCTGATTCTGGCTGTGGTAAATCCAACATTGGATGTAGTAATTTGGCTGCTGAGAATGCAACTATTCCAATGTCTTCTGAGTGTAAATTTCTTGAAGGAAGTCATGAGTTAGGTGATTGTTCTGGGGGCAAGTCGAGTCCGATTCCTACACTTTGTTCTGGAACTAATTTTATCAGTTCTATCTCCGGTAGTGAAATCGAGCTCTCTGAGGACTACACTTGTGTTAGAACACATGGTTCTAATCCAAAAGTTACTCACATATACAGTGATTTTATTTTGGAGTGTCATGATGAAAATTTAACTAACTTTTTGAAGAAAAGTGAAGATGGGAAAGATGATGTGACATTTTGTGAGAGAGCTGGAAACTCGAACCTTCTTGCTTCTTATCAAGCTGTAGATTTTTTGAAATTCTGTTACTCTTGCAAGAAGAACTTGGATGGTGAAGATATTTTCATGTATAGGTTCGCCTCAGTAAACATCAGCTCCTTTCTGTTAAGTAAATCCATTTGGCTACATTGTGAGATTCTAACAAATTCTTGGTTTTCAATGTTCTGCAGAGGTGAGAAGGCGTTTTGTAGTTGGATTTGTCGGTCCCAGGAAATTTTGATCGAGGAGGATATGGAGATACCCGACAACAACTATCCAGAGAATGCCACAACTCAAACGAATGTGTCTCGTTTATATTAGTTGGATTATCTTAAAAGCTACATATACATATGATTGATGAAATCGCCTCATGTGTGGACTCCGCTGATCTTGGATTTACTAAGAGCTGTTTATGTAAGTTTTTCTTGCAGCCTTGGATAATCTCTCTGTGGGCTCGTTTTTAGTGCCGATTGTGTTTTGTCATTCATGGTTGTAGTGGATATTTTTGTGTTTAACCAGTTTTGATTTGGATAATACGAAGATTAATATAAAGAAGCCGTCAAGCATACGGCCTGTCTTATGTCTCGGCGAAGCCACAGACCAAATTTTGGGATAACGTAAACATATTTCGTGAATATGAATGAATCTCTTGaacaaaatatctttatttGAGTGTCAAAGAAATAGTTCGTTCATTTGTGTGTGTTCAGATATCGTCAATCTTGAGATTCCTGTTCGCAAAGGTGCGTGTTGGATCTTCGTGAATTGGCTTGTGTGCGTTGAAATTTTGAGTACAGTGGGAAATGATTTTGTGGGTGATTAGTATTGCTGTCCAGCGACCATGCTCACGTCACATTACATATACATGTACATCTTACTAGGTGGGATACTAAACACGGTTGGTGGGCATCAtttcaaacaaaaaatatattattatataaaatttgattATCTCATAATTAACCAGTTTAGTGTCTCAACGTGACATCAAAGTTTATTTTTCGGTTTTACTACCACATAATATATGCATGTAACTTTGATGGGGTAAGTTTATTAGTAATCTCTATCTCTGTCCATCTTCTTCCAATTTTTTCTTCGACTtctcaatattttatataaaattttcatatatgtatttttctctcttatatttttaaaatatcaaaatggataaataatatatattataatactTGAGTACCTCATAATAATCACTTTCTTGTCTTTACGTGAcatcaaatattattttcatgcgTAATATGCATGTGTAACTTTAATGGTGTGGCTTTATTAATAATCTTCATATATCTCTCCATCTTTTTCTaactttttctccaacttcgcTGTATCTCAAAATtgatgtgttttttttttctctttttgattttaaaatatatatattttcaaataatcAAATCATGTGAACACATGGAAATCACCTAATATgattactatatatatatatatatatatgtatgtatgtatgtatgtatgtatatgtatgtattgtCACGACCCACCCGTGACATCTATATCTCAAGGCCGGTTATCAAAATTTTGACAGCATCTTCTCTTGATTATATGACATCCGGACACAACCAACCAAGATGATATATATAACAATCTATAAACGTAAGAACCAAACTCAGCCATATCAAAATAACTAAATAAATCCATACGACCGCCTACTATAGCTCTACATAACATCAATTAGGCAAAAAAGTTAATCCTTCCGAGAACTCACTCCCCCACCATTAATGACATCAACAAAAGAAGAGTATCGATCTGTGTCAATGGACCAACATCTCTTCGTGATTACCAAGGGCACATGCGCATC from the Primulina tabacum isolate GXHZ01 chromosome 16, ASM2559414v2, whole genome shotgun sequence genome contains:
- the LOC142529906 gene encoding FCS-Like Zinc finger 10-like isoform X1, whose amino-acid sequence is MEFTVCLWVLTALGFFPSLSSIKPHFSQFLLGLWFPETFEIMLRKGRKGTRSYHKDENNGHLLSDADVLRLKHKNNSYFDVPGLFLEFKSKNSDSDSVRSPTSPLDFRVISGFGNPFRCLNSRNERQRKSWDCSKVGLSIIDSLDDEQKQSGKIIQSSDSKSILFGRQITGKSPNFCSHFDSLETIKSVPKNVDVFSNSGSKQASEQSLTSGVLSEIGKIPFGPFLGFRSFSLDSGRLGSLLSDSGCGKSNIGCSNLAAENATIPMSSECKFLEGSHELGDCSGGKSSPIPTLCSGTNFISSISGSEIELSEDYTCVRTHGSNPKVTHIYSDFILECHDENLTNFLKKSEDGKDDVTFCERAGNSNLLASYQAVDFLKFCYSCKKNLDGEDIFMYRGEKAFCSWICRSQEILIEEDMEIPDNNYPENATTQTNVSRLY
- the LOC142529906 gene encoding FCS-Like Zinc finger 10-like isoform X2, producing the protein MLRKGRKGTRSYHKDENNGHLLSDADVLRLKHKNNSYFDVPGLFLEFKSKNSDSDSVRSPTSPLDFRVISGFGNPFRCLNSRNERQRKSWDCSKVGLSIIDSLDDEQKQSGKIIQSSDSKSILFGRQITGKSPNFCSHFDSLETIKSVPKNVDVFSNSGSKQASEQSLTSGVLSEIGKIPFGPFLGFRSFSLDSGRLGSLLSDSGCGKSNIGCSNLAAENATIPMSSECKFLEGSHELGDCSGGKSSPIPTLCSGTNFISSISGSEIELSEDYTCVRTHGSNPKVTHIYSDFILECHDENLTNFLKKSEDGKDDVTFCERAGNSNLLASYQAVDFLKFCYSCKKNLDGEDIFMYRGEKAFCSWICRSQEILIEEDMEIPDNNYPENATTQTNVSRLY